Proteins from a genomic interval of Bacteroidota bacterium:
- a CDS encoding nicotinate-nucleotide adenylyltransferase — translation MKIGLFFGSFNPVHIGHLIIANYICEITELKKVWFVVSPQNPLKEKGSLLKEYDRLHLINLAIEDNNNLKASDIEFSLPKPSYTIDTLVHLKEKYPQHQFSLIMGSDNLTTLHKWKNYELLLQQNEFFVYRRRGFDENPFPNQSNIHFLDFPFLDISATFIRENIKNGVSMQFFLPDKVWEYIDSSNLYRK, via the coding sequence ATGAAAATCGGTCTGTTTTTTGGTTCCTTCAATCCGGTTCATATTGGTCATCTGATTATTGCGAATTATATCTGCGAAATCACCGAATTAAAGAAGGTGTGGTTTGTGGTATCTCCTCAAAACCCATTGAAAGAGAAAGGTTCCTTACTGAAAGAATATGACCGCCTTCATTTGATCAATCTCGCCATAGAAGACAATAATAACCTAAAGGCTAGTGACATTGAGTTTAGCCTCCCAAAGCCGTCTTATACCATTGACACTCTGGTACACCTAAAAGAAAAATATCCGCAGCATCAATTTTCGTTAATCATGGGAAGTGACAATCTAACCACGCTTCACAAATGGAAAAATTATGAACTCTTGCTACAACAAAATGAGTTCTTCGTTTATCGCCGTCGGGGCTTTGATGAAAATCCTTTTCCAAATCAATCTAATATTCACTTTCTAGACTTCCCATTTTTAGACATTTCAGCCACCTTTATCAGAGAAAACATCAAGAACGGGGTGTCAATGCAGTTTTTTCTTCCCGATAAGGTCTGGGAATATATTGATAGCTCTAATCTCTATCGCAAATAA
- the corA gene encoding magnesium/cobalt transporter CorA, which translates to MMENSSSRISYYHYNAQEYTFFENVSPEECSSLVQHSHVNWYNVVGISDRVFMQRVADTFKIHPLVLDDITNPNQRAKIEEYDDMLYIVLRMFFLKEGKIDDQQISFVLHDNALLTFREVETGLFKKSVGEKIALGSGNLRKNGEDYLLYTLLDVIIDNYYLVLAQIGEEIEVLDLEILSSPKDNHLALLQGLKGNVLYIRKNILPVRDLINNLIRFEISYFDTANKYYLRDLQDHMQRNVDEIDFQRDQLASLMDLYYSLQTHKMNNVMKTLTGVSFVLLPLTFLASLYGMNFINIPHANDPYGFYEVVAAMLIIAIGLTLFAFRRDWLSTKDFSNRDRS; encoded by the coding sequence ATGATGGAAAACAGTTCCAGTAGAATTTCTTATTACCATTATAATGCTCAGGAATACACTTTCTTCGAAAATGTATCTCCGGAAGAGTGTAGTTCTTTAGTCCAACACAGTCATGTGAACTGGTACAATGTGGTGGGGATCAGCGATAGGGTGTTTATGCAGCGCGTAGCAGACACTTTTAAAATTCACCCGTTGGTACTCGACGATATTACGAATCCGAATCAGCGAGCCAAGATTGAAGAATATGACGACATGCTCTATATAGTTTTGCGCATGTTCTTTCTCAAAGAGGGTAAAATTGATGATCAGCAAATTAGTTTTGTGTTGCACGATAATGCGCTGCTCACCTTTCGAGAAGTAGAAACCGGTTTATTTAAAAAATCTGTAGGAGAGAAAATTGCCCTCGGCAGCGGCAATTTACGGAAGAACGGCGAGGACTATCTTCTTTATACTTTACTCGATGTAATTATTGACAACTACTATTTAGTCCTCGCACAAATTGGTGAAGAAATAGAGGTGTTGGACCTGGAAATACTCAGCAGTCCTAAAGATAACCACTTGGCACTGTTACAAGGCCTAAAGGGGAATGTGTTATACATCCGTAAAAATATTCTTCCGGTGCGCGACTTGATAAACAACCTGATTCGATTTGAAATTTCCTATTTTGATACGGCCAACAAATATTACCTGCGCGACCTGCAAGACCACATGCAGCGAAACGTGGATGAAATTGATTTTCAGCGTGACCAGCTAGCCTCTCTGATGGATTTGTATTATTCCTTGCAAACACACAAAATGAACAACGTGATGAAAACCCTGACCGGTGTTTCGTTCGTTTTGCTGCCCCTTACTTTTTTAGCCAGCTTGTATGGCATGAACTTTATAAACATTCCACACGCCAACGATCCTTATGGTTTCTATGAAGTAGTAGCAGCAATGCTAATTATTGCAATCGGCCTCACCCTGTTTGCCTTCCGCCGAGACTGGTTGTCTACAAAGGATTTTAGCAATCGGGACCGATCATGA
- a CDS encoding RNA methyltransferase has product MPEKISSLQNPRIKEIKKLLTKSSERKEQNRFVIEGAREIVLAHRAGYQLEAIFICEELLKIDPEYSIEDIFQKGGERKPIYLSTEVYHSLAYRETTEGIIAIAIPQTHHVKDMRLSAVPFILVIEAAEKPGNLGAMLRTADASGVDAVIICDSKTDLYNPNTIRSSIGTVFTNQIVICETKEAIDFLNTNGIQIFAAELNATKPHFQADFKKPTAIVVGSEAHGLSDEWIQTANHRIKIPMKGRVDSLNVSVSAAVLLYEALRQRAE; this is encoded by the coding sequence ATGCCAGAAAAAATTAGTAGCCTTCAAAATCCACGCATTAAAGAGATCAAAAAACTTTTGACGAAATCTTCTGAGCGAAAAGAGCAGAATCGTTTCGTTATAGAGGGTGCGAGAGAGATTGTATTGGCGCATAGGGCGGGATATCAATTGGAGGCCATTTTTATTTGTGAGGAGCTGTTAAAGATAGATCCGGAATATTCTATTGAAGATATTTTTCAAAAAGGAGGTGAGCGAAAACCCATCTATCTTTCTACCGAAGTCTATCACTCATTGGCATATAGAGAAACCACCGAAGGAATTATTGCGATAGCAATACCACAAACGCACCATGTAAAAGATATGAGGCTTTCTGCTGTACCTTTTATTTTGGTGATTGAAGCAGCCGAAAAACCAGGAAATCTTGGTGCGATGCTGCGTACAGCAGATGCAAGTGGAGTGGATGCAGTGATCATCTGCGATTCCAAAACCGATTTGTACAATCCTAACACTATCCGTTCAAGTATCGGCACCGTGTTTACTAATCAAATTGTTATTTGCGAAACCAAAGAGGCCATTGATTTTCTAAACACAAATGGTATCCAAATATTTGCTGCCGAATTGAATGCAACCAAGCCACATTTTCAAGCAGACTTCAAAAAGCCGACAGCGATTGTAGTAGGCTCTGAGGCACACGGCTTGAGCGATGAATGGATACAGACGGCCAATCACCGGATTAAAATTCCTATGAAGGGCCGGGTGGACTCGCTCAATGTTAGCGTGAGTGCAGCGGTACTGCTCTATGAAGCCTTAAGACAAAGAGCAGAATGA
- a CDS encoding MFS transporter: MNIEKQSKSDPYAVLRIADYRNLQVARFALTFAIQMAETILGWKVYEITHDKLALGLIGLSEALPFILTSFYSGHAADTFNRYRIVKRAMFVLFLCFMGIAFLLKDDAGLLHTEGIYPVYILLGLSGIARAFMAPCMQAIMPQILPRNLYANGATWNSNIWQTAAVTGPAFGGLLYGMLESKFNSDVGEIAVFSLALTILLLSLFAFNRLRVRENPPKEKVEAILESLKAGIRFVFHKEEMLAAISLDLFAVLFGGAIALLPVFASDILHVGPEGLGLLRAAPFFGSVIMGLFLAHYPPVQNAGRNLFISVACFGLAIIGFAFSRDFYLSISLLFLTGLFDSVSVVIRGTILQVMTPDNMRGRVGAVNQMFISSSNEIGAFESGLAAKLMGTVPSVIFGGSMTLLVVVVVFLLSPKMRKLKM; encoded by the coding sequence ATGAATATCGAAAAGCAAAGCAAGAGCGACCCCTATGCGGTGCTGCGCATTGCCGACTATAGGAACCTTCAGGTAGCGCGCTTTGCCTTGACATTTGCGATACAGATGGCAGAAACCATTTTAGGCTGGAAGGTTTATGAAATCACACACGATAAGTTAGCGTTAGGCTTGATTGGTTTGAGTGAGGCCCTACCATTTATTCTTACCTCTTTTTATTCCGGCCATGCGGCAGATACTTTTAACCGATACCGGATTGTGAAGCGGGCCATGTTTGTCCTTTTTCTTTGTTTCATGGGTATTGCCTTTTTGCTGAAGGATGACGCGGGCTTACTGCATACGGAGGGAATTTATCCTGTTTATATCCTTCTTGGTCTATCCGGAATCGCTCGGGCATTTATGGCACCTTGTATGCAGGCCATCATGCCACAGATACTTCCAAGAAATTTATATGCTAATGGTGCCACATGGAACAGTAACATCTGGCAGACCGCAGCCGTTACCGGGCCAGCTTTTGGTGGTTTGTTATATGGAATGCTGGAAAGTAAGTTCAATTCTGATGTGGGTGAAATAGCTGTTTTTTCTCTTGCCCTAACGATTCTTCTGTTGTCTTTATTTGCCTTCAACCGGTTGCGGGTGCGCGAAAATCCGCCGAAGGAGAAAGTGGAAGCCATCTTAGAATCTTTGAAAGCGGGCATTCGTTTTGTATTTCATAAAGAGGAAATGCTAGCTGCTATCTCGCTAGATTTATTCGCGGTGTTGTTTGGTGGCGCCATTGCCCTGCTTCCGGTTTTTGCCAGCGACATTCTTCATGTAGGCCCCGAGGGATTAGGATTGTTGCGAGCGGCACCATTCTTCGGCTCCGTGATAATGGGCTTATTTCTAGCTCATTATCCACCGGTACAAAATGCCGGAAGAAACTTGTTCATCTCGGTAGCTTGTTTCGGTCTGGCGATTATCGGCTTTGCTTTTTCACGCGATTTCTACCTTTCAATTTCTTTATTATTTCTCACCGGTTTGTTTGATAGTGTTTCGGTGGTGATTCGCGGAACAATTCTTCAGGTGATGACACCGGATAACATGCGTGGAAGAGTTGGTGCTGTGAATCAAATGTTTATTTCCTCTTCAAATGAAATAGGAGCTTTTGAAAGTGGCTTAGCGGCAAAGTTGATGGGTACAGTGCCCTCCGTAATTTTTGGCGGTAGTATGACTTTGCTCGTGGTGGTGGTGGTTTTTCTTCTTTCGCCTAAGATGAGAAAGCTAAAGATGTAG
- a CDS encoding polyprenyl synthetase family protein, protein MELHLNDIRKPIAKELDEFEIRFRESMRSKAPLLDRITHYIVTRKGKQMRPMFVFLAAKVCGDINEATYTAASLVEILHTATLVHDDVVDDSYKRRGFFSINALWKNKIAVLVGDYLLAKGLLLSIENNQYRLLQILSNTIREMSEGELLQLEKARRLDINEDIYFEIIRQKTASLIASACTCGAVTTTTDEAMISRMKLLGEKIGMAFQIKDDLFDYEEAEIGKPRGIDIKERKMTLPLIYTLNKVDWITKRKMINIVKNDNQNTEKVRWILNLVRSEGGMDYATIKMNAYRKEAVEILMEIPDSEARKSIGELIEFTINRKI, encoded by the coding sequence ATGGAATTGCACCTGAACGACATCCGGAAACCTATCGCGAAAGAGTTGGATGAGTTTGAAATTCGTTTCCGGGAATCTATGCGTAGCAAAGCCCCTTTGCTCGACCGAATTACGCACTATATTGTTACCAGAAAAGGCAAACAGATGCGCCCCATGTTTGTTTTTCTTGCTGCCAAAGTATGTGGGGACATCAATGAGGCCACCTATACGGCTGCTTCGCTCGTAGAGATACTTCACACAGCCACGCTGGTACATGATGATGTGGTGGATGATTCGTACAAACGACGGGGCTTCTTTTCAATCAATGCTCTATGGAAAAATAAGATAGCCGTTTTGGTGGGTGACTATCTGCTGGCCAAAGGGCTGCTCCTCTCTATAGAAAATAACCAGTACCGGTTGCTTCAAATTCTTTCCAACACTATTCGCGAAATGAGTGAAGGAGAATTGCTTCAATTAGAAAAAGCGCGGCGGCTGGACATCAACGAGGATATTTATTTTGAAATCATCCGACAAAAAACAGCTTCGCTCATTGCCTCCGCTTGCACCTGTGGCGCGGTTACAACCACCACAGATGAAGCCATGATTAGCCGGATGAAATTGCTCGGCGAAAAAATCGGCATGGCTTTTCAGATTAAAGATGACCTCTTTGATTATGAAGAAGCCGAAATTGGAAAGCCGCGTGGTATTGACATCAAGGAACGAAAAATGACCTTGCCACTCATTTATACCTTAAACAAAGTGGACTGGATTACTAAACGAAAGATGATTAACATCGTGAAGAACGACAATCAAAACACTGAAAAGGTGCGCTGGATTCTAAATCTGGTGCGCAGCGAAGGCGGTATGGACTATGCCACCATAAAGATGAATGCCTATCGGAAAGAAGCTGTAGAAATTCTAATGGAGATTCCCGATTCCGAAGCACGCAAATCCATCGGTGAGTTAATAGAGTTTACCATCAACCGAAAGATATAG
- a CDS encoding sulfotransferase: protein MSNIFIYIWPWKMKYFKASFYFVRYDILGKIIRETYRQFKWKIWLLSILFIFLFFLSQVLHLIFRICDELFYRDFKKIKIKEPVFIIANPRSGTTYLHRLVSLDEDRFTYTHFLYTFQMTTSFVRFTAIFRWIDARSGNIIRKVINQIDKALWGGWNDIHSMRFDKAEEDEQVFAQALMSPGVFIPFPYLHLIHGNKFLDREPIEIRNSVMDFYESSVQRFVFATGPNKTYLAKNVMSTGRFKSLLQRFPDARFIYISRHPYQALPSFVSMCSSMYRWHSPEISDNSPAKKAWAQLGIDFYKYSREMKTTIPDNQFVELKYDDLLRDPKGEVLKIYQHFGWTASEKFLEKLEAEKLSNRNYHSSHEYSLEQFGLQKELIYQELAETMDELGFSKDC, encoded by the coding sequence GTGTCAAACATATTCATTTACATCTGGCCTTGGAAGATGAAATATTTCAAGGCCTCGTTCTATTTTGTCCGATATGATATTCTCGGCAAAATTATCCGAGAAACATACCGGCAATTCAAATGGAAAATATGGCTGCTTTCCATTCTCTTTATTTTTCTTTTCTTCCTGAGTCAAGTTTTGCACCTGATATTCAGGATTTGCGATGAGCTCTTTTATCGAGACTTCAAAAAGATAAAAATTAAAGAACCGGTATTTATCATCGCCAATCCTCGCAGCGGCACTACTTACCTACATCGCCTGGTCAGCTTAGATGAAGATAGGTTTACCTACACCCACTTTCTCTATACCTTCCAAATGACCACTTCCTTTGTTCGTTTCACAGCCATTTTTAGATGGATTGATGCTCGCTCTGGCAACATAATCAGAAAAGTCATTAACCAAATAGACAAGGCATTATGGGGAGGATGGAACGACATACATTCCATGCGTTTTGACAAGGCAGAAGAAGATGAACAAGTTTTTGCTCAAGCGCTGATGAGCCCCGGCGTTTTTATTCCCTTTCCATACCTGCATCTGATTCACGGCAATAAATTTCTTGACCGCGAACCCATAGAGATAAGAAACTCCGTCATGGATTTTTACGAAAGCAGCGTGCAGCGATTTGTTTTTGCCACCGGGCCCAATAAAACATATTTGGCGAAAAATGTGATGAGTACCGGCAGATTCAAATCACTGCTTCAAAGATTTCCTGATGCTCGTTTCATCTATATCTCCAGGCATCCGTATCAGGCATTACCTTCTTTTGTCAGTATGTGCAGTTCTATGTATCGCTGGCATTCTCCAGAAATTTCGGATAACTCTCCTGCAAAAAAAGCCTGGGCGCAACTGGGAATTGATTTCTATAAATATTCGAGAGAGATGAAGACCACGATTCCGGATAATCAATTTGTAGAGTTGAAATATGATGATCTCTTGCGCGACCCTAAGGGAGAAGTATTAAAAATTTATCAGCACTTCGGCTGGACAGCTTCGGAGAAGTTCCTTGAAAAACTAGAGGCTGAAAAATTAAGCAATCGAAATTACCACAGTAGCCATGAATATTCCTTAGAGCAGTTTGGTCTTCAAAAAGAATTGATCTATCAGGAGCTTGCCGAAACGATGGACGAGTTAGGCTTTAGCAAGGATTGCTGA
- a CDS encoding aspartate aminotransferase family protein translates to MLSSRQIFLNSIAQTSVAPLMLEIERAKGIYLYGVDGKKYIDLIAGISVSNLGHSHPKVVEAVKEQVEKYMHLMVYGEFVQSPQVRYAHRLIELLPASLNNVYFTNSGAEATEGAMKLAKRFTGKTKFVSFKSSYHGSTQGALSVMGDESFKRKFRPLLPDILQLEYGNEQGLDAIDQYTAAVILEPIQAESGVTIPSDSFIKKLRTVCNDTGALLILDEAQTGLGRTGTLFAFEHYGIVPDILLLAKSLGGGMPLGAFIAAKEMMKSLSENPALGHITTFGGHPVCCAAGLAALEVLLKENLVSKVEEKGKLFDQLLNHPRIKSKRRIGLLMALEFDSFEQNKRIIDQSIELGLLTDWFLFAPHCMRIAPPLIISEDEIRTACKIILQALEAN, encoded by the coding sequence ATGTTATCCAGCCGCCAAATTTTCTTAAACTCTATTGCTCAAACCAGCGTGGCTCCATTAATGTTGGAAATCGAGCGCGCGAAGGGTATATACCTATATGGAGTAGATGGCAAAAAATATATAGATCTGATCGCCGGAATTTCAGTCAGTAATCTGGGACATTCACATCCCAAGGTAGTAGAAGCAGTAAAGGAGCAGGTCGAAAAGTATATGCACCTGATGGTGTATGGTGAGTTTGTGCAAAGTCCGCAGGTGAGATATGCTCATCGTTTGATTGAGTTGCTGCCCGCCTCGCTCAACAATGTGTACTTCACCAATTCCGGTGCCGAAGCCACAGAAGGAGCCATGAAACTTGCCAAGAGATTTACGGGCAAAACGAAATTTGTTTCATTTAAGAGTTCTTACCACGGTAGTACGCAAGGCGCACTGAGCGTGATGGGAGACGAAAGCTTTAAAAGAAAGTTCAGGCCCCTTTTGCCGGATATCTTGCAACTGGAATATGGAAACGAGCAGGGCTTAGATGCGATTGATCAATATACGGCCGCCGTTATACTGGAACCTATTCAGGCAGAATCGGGAGTGACCATTCCATCTGATAGTTTTATTAAAAAACTACGGACGGTTTGTAATGACACCGGAGCATTACTCATTCTGGATGAAGCTCAGACTGGCTTAGGTAGAACCGGAACGTTATTTGCTTTTGAGCACTATGGTATTGTTCCCGACATTCTTCTGCTCGCCAAATCATTGGGAGGAGGGATGCCGCTGGGTGCATTTATAGCGGCTAAAGAAATGATGAAGTCACTTTCCGAAAATCCGGCTTTGGGGCATATCACCACTTTCGGCGGTCATCCGGTTTGCTGCGCAGCAGGGCTTGCAGCGTTGGAGGTTTTACTAAAAGAAAACCTTGTTTCTAAGGTGGAAGAAAAGGGAAAATTGTTTGACCAATTATTGAATCATCCCCGAATAAAATCAAAAAGAAGAATCGGCTTATTGATGGCTTTGGAATTCGATAGTTTTGAGCAGAATAAAAGAATCATTGATCAGAGTATAGAACTCGGCCTTTTGACCGATTGGTTTTTGTTCGCCCCGCATTGCATGCGTATCGCGCCCCCGTTGATTATATCAGA